Proteins encoded together in one Myxocyprinus asiaticus isolate MX2 ecotype Aquarium Trade chromosome 9, UBuf_Myxa_2, whole genome shotgun sequence window:
- the LOC127445832 gene encoding E3 ubiquitin-protein ligase MARCHF7-like has product MDSKSRRFPFAVSSSSVLSSPSSLSSSSALSASRLYGRGSILGRDHFSREASVKLDSEYQSSRLLSSPRGYSSSESRHSSWKLNTPISLSSSSPSSSSCDRSWTESSNGDRGRVTDSERRLGSYCGLLGTSQDSESKRAKLSYTNRAAYSRTPSTSTPASSYSTLGRMSDSSWKSTISPLSRSSSSSSSSSSSTSTPSESLWCRRDSEKRADSGITSLGESSYRPSGLTSSLYRSERVTSTYAQGARPKESQYSSHRESGSSTRRIPTEYFPPLERSSHRLTSEYPSAPLSRETPRFTSTSSSTRAASSVSDPSHLSSWCSTPYTPLTGRSSSPPPSSPAPTPLPTQNSGESDGRRTTRRLLSRLFSRRSSQESSSTSSSVSDSRSYDSSPDEAPPCEAPSVSRENLEAELRSSDPVQAFSFLRRRGQSLAPVQESADVEPEQESLRASGGLAWLNWNRCTPLFSRRRREGRDESARMEPRRSPQFPLGDRDGRKTPDRGSRHEDDDYHAEESSVGATAAPSVGASGLSSSVLQDGARPAERSHGIGRVVSSTLLHMPENVIIGVGVGAEGRSPIDEPVKEKPAPSRDPERLRKIQESLLLEDSDEEEGDLCRICQMGEQSSSNPLIEPCKCTGSLQYVHQDCIKKWLHSKISSGSNLEAITTCELCKEKLHLNIENFDINELYRSHERSEYEFISCGLYLVVLLHLCEQRFSDVLGAVNDAGFFNLARTLHEHMDNLESSYAESDDEAEDSRPFIDFGDLEDDDEWEEV; this is encoded by the exons agctCTCGTTTGCTCAGCTCACCGAGAGGTTATAGCTCATCTGAGAGCCGCCACTCAAGCTGGAAACTCAATACACCTATTTCCCTCTCCTCTTCTTCGCCCTCTTCATCTTCCTGTGATCgatcatggacagaatcctccaATGGGGACAGAGGCAGAGTT ACGGACTCTGAGAGAAGATTGGGAAGCTACTGTGGACTTTTGGGCACGTCCCAAGACAGCGAGTCTAAAAGAGCAAAACTTTCCTACACAAATAGAGCAGCGTATTCCAGAACCCCATCAACCTCTACACCTGCCAGCTCTTACTCTACTTTAGGAAGGATGTCAG ATTCATCATGGAAGTCTACCATTAGTCCTTTGTCAAGATCATCGTCTTCATCGTCATCATCCTCCTCTTCCACATCCACTCCATCAGAAAGCCTGTGGTGCCGCAGAGATTCGGAGAAGAGGGCAGATTCGGGAATTACCTCACTGGGAGAGTCGAGTTACCGACCCAGTGGGCTTACATCTTCACTgt ATCGCTCGGAGCGCGTTACCTCCACCTATGCACAGGGAGCTCGACCCAAAGAGAGCCAGTACTCATCCCACAGAGAAAGCGGTTCATCCACTCGCCGGATCCCAACTGAGTACTTCCCCCCTCTGGAACGCAGCTCCCACAGGCTGACCTCCGAGTACCCGTCTGCCCCTCTCTCTCGCGAAACACCACGCTTCACTTCTACCTCTAGCTCCACCAGAGCCGCCTCCTCTGTCTCGGACCCCTCACACCTCTCATCCTGGTGCTCCACCCCTTACACGCCACTTACTGGACGAAGCTCCAGCCCACCTCCCTCTAGCCCCGCACCTACTCCACTCCCTACTCAAAATAGTGGTGAATCAGATGGCAGGCGAACAACCAGGCGTCTTCTATCCCGACTTTTCTCCCGACGTTCCAGTCAGGAGTCAAGCTCCACTTCCAGCTCAGTGTCTGATTCAAGGTCATATGACTCTAGCCCAGATGAAGCCCCACCCTGTGAAGCTCCTTCAGTCAGCAGAGAGAATTTGGAAGCAGAGCTGAGGAGCTCAGACCCAGTTCAGGCATTTTCGTTTCTGCGCCGGCGTGGGCAGTCTCTTGCTCCTGTCCAGGAGAGTGCTGATGTGGAACCCGAACAGGAATCGCTCAGGGCTTCTGGAGGCCTGGCTTGGCTAAACTGGAACCGCTGTACTCCTCTGTTTTCTCGTCGCCGAAGAGAAGGACGGGATGAAAGTGCCCGCATGGAACCTCGCCGCTCACCCCAGTTCCCTCTTGGTGACCGAGATGGGCGCAAAACACCTGACCGGGGCTCTCGTCATGAAGATGATGACTATCATGCAGAAGAGTCATCAGTGGGTGCCACAGCAGCACCCTCTGTTGGAGCCTCAGGTCTCTCGTCATCTGTTCTGCAGGATGGAGCCCGCCCTGCAGAACGGAGCCATGGGATTGGCAGGGTGGTATCCAGCACCCTCTTACATATGCCTGAGAATGTAATAATTGGTGTGGGAGTAGGAGCAGAGGGAAGGAGTCCAATCGATGAACCGGTGAAAGAAAAGCCTGCCCCATCCAGAGACCCAGAGAGACTGCGAAAGATTCAGGAGAG TTTGCTATTGGAGGATTCTGATGAGGAGGAAGGTGATCTTTGCAGAATCTGTCAGATGGGGGAGCAGTCGAGTTCCAACCCTCTTATTGAGCCTTGCAAATGCACTGGCAGCCTGCAGTACGTGCACCAGGACTGCATTAAGAAAtggcttcactccaaaatcagCTCTG GCTCTAACTTGGAGGCCATCACTACCTGTGAGCTTTGTAAGGAAAAACTGCACCTGAACATTGAGAACTTTGACATTAATGAGCTCTACAGGTCTCATGAGAGG TCAGAGTATGAGTTCATCAGTTGTGGGCTGTATCTGGTGGTGCTCCTGCACCTGTGTGAGCAGAGGTTCTCTGATGTACTTGGGGCAGTCAATGATGCCGGG TTTTTCAACTTGGCGAGAACTCTACACGAACACATGGACAATCTCGAAA GTTCATATGCAGAATCTGATGATGAGGCGGAGGACAGCAGGCCGTTCATCGACTTCGGTGACTTGGAGGATGATGATGAATGGGAGGAGGTTTAA